In one Oryza glaberrima chromosome 2, OglaRS2, whole genome shotgun sequence genomic region, the following are encoded:
- the LOC127763183 gene encoding uncharacterized protein At4g22758-like: MEHKDRQRHAAAAVAKPRQRSASFHGRGEAEQRHSLLKQRPRTQPDLLAGLRGQSFRRGGGEGRAPAGPSRVLLTVAVRQSMWPLHVMARAEWSVADLVAAAVELYIREGRRPLLPSADPAAFGLHFSQFSLQSLSPEEKLMELGSRSFFLCPKAAAAAVAAVSSGEDAGGLSGEDEANSAKKPSVLAPWLGFLHFWPLL, translated from the exons ATGGAGCACAAGGACAGGcagcggcacgcggcggcggcggtggctaagCCGCGGCAGCGGTCGGCGTCGTTCCacgggcgcggcgaggcggagcagCGACACTCGCTGCTGAAGCAGCGGCCGCGGACGCAGCCCGACCTGCTCGCCGGCCTCAGGGGGCAGAGcttccggcgaggcggcggcgaggggcgggcgccggcggggcCGAGCAGGGTGCTGCTGACCGTGGCGGTGCGGCAGAGCATGTGGCCGCTGCACGTGATGGCGCGCGCGGAGTGGAGCGTGGCCgacctggtcgccgccgccgtggagctcTACATCCGGGAGGGGCGCCGGCCGCTGCTGCCGtccgccgaccccgccgcctTCGGACTCCACTTCTCCCAGTTCAGCTTGCAGA GTTTGAGCCCGGAGGAGAAGCTCATGGAGCTCGGCAGCAGGAGCTTCTTCCTCTGccccaaggccgccgccgccgccgtggctgccGTCTCGTCGGGCGAAGACGCCGGCGGCTTGTCCGGGGAAGACGAGGCCAACTCTGCCAAGAAGCCCAGCGTGTTGGCTCCATGGCTAGGGTTCCTTCACTTCTGGCCGCTGCTGTAG
- the LOC127763182 gene encoding DNA repair protein RAD5A isoform X3, which translates to MGKERGREEQVATVRAVLGDGTPEMDIIRALHMAGDDPTRAINILLDFTHGPPPPPPPSPSPSPSPPAGKPTKPHPESTPPTKTPARSNPAAAAAAEKPRPSVAPESTNGGGGGGEHWWLVGSVEMAGLSTCKGRRVASGDAVTFSFPNSPVAAAAGGKSRSGRPALVSCSSEIMRFSTPRHGEVGRIPNEWARCLLPLLKEGKIKIDGVCKSAPEVLSIMDTVLLSVSVYINSSMFHGQKQSTPKAARAATEDSTFHPLPALFKLTGLSPFKKAAFTPEDLYSRKRPLETKQSSAPATKLTTEKLRLSSDGNEDDHAERIVSDSELDDIIGISDSSALEERDPPDALQCDLRPYQKQALYWMMQLEKGSSSQDAATTLHPCWEAYKLEDKRELVLYLNVFSGDATTEFPSTLQLARGGILADAMGLGKTIMTIALLLADSSKGCITTQHSTHICEEASGLGELPIQPHDDVKKLAIPFSFSKLRKPKTPLIAGGNLIVCPMTLLGQWKAEIEAHATPGSVSIYVHYGQNRPKEANLIGQSDIVLTTYGVLSSEFSNENSTESGGLYSIHWFRVVLDEAHMIKSPKSLISLAAAALTADRRWCLTGTPIQNNLEDIYSLFRFLRVEPWRNWSLWHKLVQKPYEEGDERGLKLVQSILKPIMLRRNKNSTDKEGRPILILPPANIEVKYCDLSETEKDFYDALFRRSKVKFDQFVEQGRVLHNYASILELLLRLRQCCDHPFLVLSRGDTQEFADLNKLAKRFLHGGNGAVNGDSSLPSRAYIEEVVQELQKGEGECPICLEAFEDAVLTPCAHRLCRECLLSSWRSASAGLCPV; encoded by the exons AtggggaaggagaggggaagggaggagcaGGTGGCGACGGTGCGCGCGGTGCTCGGCGATGGGACGCCGGAGATGGACATCATCCGCGCGCTCCACATGGCCGGCGACGACCCCACCAGGGCCAtcaacatcctcctcgacttCACCCacgggccgccaccgccgccgccgccgtcaccgtcgccgtcgccatcgcctccGGCGGGTAAACCCACCAAACCACACCCCGAATCGACCCCGCCAACCAAAACCCCTGCCCGTTcgaatccggcggcggcggcggcggcagagaaaCCTAGGCCCAGTGTCGCGCCCGAATCCAccaatggtggcggcggcggcggcgaacattGGTGGTTGGTGGGGAGCGTGGAGATGGCGGGGCTGTCCACGTGCAAGGGCCGGCGCGTTGCCTCCGGGGATGCCGTCACTTTCTCGTTCCCCAACtccccggtcgccgccgccgccgggggcaaGAGCCGTTCCGGCCGCCCCGCCCTCGTTTCCTGCTCCTCCGAGATCATGCGCTTCTCCACCCCGCGCCATGGGGAG GTCGGTCGAATCCCCAATGAATGGGCGAGGTGCCTGCTCCCCCTTCTCAAGGAGGGGAAGATAAAAATCGATGGCGTATGCAAATCCGCTCCCGAAGTACTTAGCATCATGGACACTGTCCTCTTGTCCGTAAG TGTCTACATCAACAGCTCAATGTTTCATGGCCAAAAGCAATCGACACCCAAGGCTGCTCGGGCTGCTACCGAGGATTCCACGTTTCATCCGCTGCCTGCACTTTTCAAGTTAACTGGTCTTTCGCCCTTTAAGAAG GCAGCATTTACTCCAGAAGATCTCTATTCCAGAAAGCGTCCGCTTGAAACAAAG CAGAGCAGTGCACCTGCCACAAAGTTGACTACTGAGAAGTTGAGATTATCGTCTGATGGAAACGAAGATGATCATGCTGAAAGAATTGTTTCAGATTCAGAATTGGATGATATAATTGGAATCTCAGACAGTTCTGCTTTGGAG GAAAGGGACCCCCCTGATGCTCTGCAGTGTGATTTACGCCCTTATCAGAAGCAGGCACTTTATTGGATGATGCAGCTTGAGAAAGGCAGTTCTTCTCAGGATGCAGCTACAACGCTGCACCCTTGTTGGGAGGCATATAAACTCGAGGACAA GAGGGAGCTTGTTTTATACTTGAATGTATTTTCAGGCGATGCCACCACTGAATTTCCTAGTACACTGCAACTTGCAAGAGGAGGG ATTCTGGCAGATGCAATGGGACTGGGGAAGACTATTATGACAATAGCTCTTCTTCTTGCCGACTCTAGCAAAGGATGCATCACTACTCAGCATTCTACTCACATATGTGAAGAAGCTAGTGGACTGGGTGAATTGCCAATTCAGCCTCATGATGATGTGAAGAAGCTAGCTATCCCTTTCTCTTTTAGTAAGCTTAGGAAACCTAAAACCCCGCTTATTGCAGGCGGCAATCTAATTGTCTGCCCAATGACACTACTTGGTCAGTGGAAG GCAGAAATTGAAGCTCATGCTACACCAGGTTCTGTAAGTATATATGTTCATTATGGGCAAAACAGACCAAAAGAAGCAAACCTTATTGGTCAGAGTGATATTGTCCTGACTACATATGGTGTTCTGTCATCGGAATTTTCAAACGAG AATTCAACAGAAAGTGGGGGTCTGTACTCTATACATTGGTTTAGAGTTGTGCTGGATGAAGCACACATGATAAAATCTCCCAAAAGTTTAATatccctcgctgctgctgctcttacGGCTGATCGGCGTTGGTGTCTTACTGGTACACCTATTCAG AACAACTTGGAGGATATATACAGCCTTTTCCGGTTTTTGAGGGTTGAACCGTGGAGGAACTGGTCTTT GTGGCATAAACTTGTGCAAAAACCATATGAAGAAGGCGATGAAAGAGGTTTAAAGCTAGTACAGTCCATTTTGAAGCCAATAATGTTGAGAAGGAATAAAAACAGCACAGACAAGGAAGGAAG ACCAATCCTTATTTTACCCCCAGCAAATATCGAAGTCAAATACTGTGATTTGTCAGAGACTGAGAAGGATTTCTATGATGCTCTGTTTCGACGATCTAAG GTGAAATTTGATCAATTCGTGGAACAAGGAAGGGTCTTGCACAATTATGCTTCAATTTTGGAGTTGCTTTTGCGCCTTCGGCAGTGTTGTGACCACCCATTTCTTGTTCTTAG TCGTGGAGATACACAGGAGTTTGCTGACCTAAACAAACTTGCAAAGCGTTTCTTGCATGGTGGTAATGGTGCTGTGAATGGTGACTCTTCTCTTCCCTCCAGAGCTTACATTGAGGAAGTTGTCCAGGAACTGCAGAAAGGTGAAGGGGAGTGTCCCATATGCCTGGAAGCCTTTGAGGATGCTGTATTGACTCCCTGTGCTCACCGTTTATGCCGAGAATGTCTCTTGTCTAGTTGGCGGAGTGCATCAGCAGGCCTTTGTCCTGTCT AA
- the LOC127764376 gene encoding heat stress transcription factor A-3: MDHNTDPPPTTMVDAAAALLLEPKLEGYDDDGGGEPLQPAPFVSPLDQLMQPPRPLEALLQGPQLPPFLSKTYDLVCEPELDGVISWGHAGNSFVVWDPSAFARDVLPHHFKHNNFSSFVRQLNTYGFRKVHADRWEFAHEDFLRHSKHLLKKIVRRRSSPTQQSGLQPGSSGESGLDPELNTLRREKSALLQEVTRLKQEHLQTIEQMSTLNQRLESAEDRQKQMVSFLAKLLQNPTFLRQLKVHRQQKEIDSTRVKRKFLKHVPHGNIDSGESSSQHTGESNLDFSPTSLDLPATHSDILDLQNFLLEDGDLNLAMLPENIGLDGIEAPDDIGALVQGFDTQEELELGSGVELLEIPPASGPRGQDPTIGRSKGKNVLSPGLDATSSEADCLGSFSDNMGMLSDSMLQTAGKLMDADDDERIWGVDASSALQSSCSGTSQQAYGSLVSDPYLMEMANKPEKFWELDFQALDDGDLQLDKCVIDDPALQQQRGNMNS, from the exons atgGACCACAACACCGACCCTCCTCCGACCACCATggtggacgccgcggcggcgctgctgctggaGCCCAAGCTGGAGGggtacgacgacgacggcggcggcgagccgctgcAGCCGGCCCCGTTCGTCTCTCCGCTGGACCAGCTGAtgcagccgccgcggccgctggaGGCGCTGCTGCAGGGGCCGCAGCTGCCGCCCTTCCTGTCCAAGACGTACGACCTGGTGTGCGAGCCGGAGCTGGACGGGGTCATCTCCTGGGGCCACGCCGGCAACAGCTTCGTCGTCTGGGACCCCTCCGCCTTCGCGCGCGACGTGCTACCCCACCACTTCAAGCACAACAACTTCTCCAGCTTCGTCCGGCAGCTCAACACCTAT GGTTTTCGCAAGGTTCATGCTGATAGATGGGAGTTTGCTCATGAGGATTTCCTACGACATAGCAAACATTTGTTGAAGAAGATTGTCCGGCGCAGGTCCTCACCAACACAACAAAGTGGTCTTCAGCCTGGCTCTTCTGGTGAATCCGGTTTAGACCCTGAACTCAACACACTGAGAAGGGAGAAGAGTGCATTGCTTCAGGAGGTGACCAGGCTGAAGCAAGAGCACCTTCAGACAATTGAACAAATGAGCACGCTGAATCAGAGGCTAGAATCAGCGGAAGATCGGCAGAAACAGATGGTCTCTTTCTTGGCCAAGCTCCTCCAGAACCCAACTTTCCTGAGGCAACTTAAGGTGCACAGACAGCAAAAGGAAATCGACTCCACCAGAGTGAAAAGGAAATTCCTCAAGCATGTACCACATGGCAACATTGACTCAGGTGAGTCCAGCTCACAACACACTGGAGAGAGCAATTTAGATTTCTCCCCTACGTCCCTGGACCTTCCAGCCACGCACAGTGACATCTTAGACCTTCAGAATTTTCTTTTGGAAGATGGGGACCTCAATCTTGCCATGCTGCCAGAGAACATAGGACTTGATGGAATCGAAGCACCAGACGACATCGGGGCGTTGGTTCAGGGATTTGACACACAGGAGGAACTTGAGCTTGGTAGCGGAGTTGAGCTACTGGAAATACCTCCAGCTTCTGGTCCTCGTGGCCAAGATCCCACGATTGGCAGATCCAAGGGAAAGAATGTATTGTCTCCAGGATTGGATGCTACCTCTTCTGAAGCTGATTGCCTCGGATCATTTTCTGACAATATGGGGATGCTTTCTGACTCCATGTTACAAACAGCGGGTAAATTGATGGATGCAGATGATGACGAGCGAATTTGGGGCGTCGATGCTTCGTCGGCTTTACAAAGTTCTTGCAGTGGCACTAGTCAGCAAGCATATGGTAGTCTTGTTAGTGATCCCTATCTGATGGAGATGGCTAATAAGCCTGAAAAATTCTGGGAGCTCGATTTTCAGGCACTGGATGATGGAGATCTGCAGCTGGACAAGTGTGTTATCGATGACCCTGCTCTTCAGCAACAGAGAGGAAATATGAATTCGTAG
- the LOC127763182 gene encoding DNA repair protein RAD5A isoform X2: MGKERGREEQVATVRAVLGDGTPEMDIIRALHMAGDDPTRAINILLDFTHGPPPPPPPSPSPSPSPPAGKPTKPHPESTPPTKTPARSNPAAAAAAEKPRPSVAPESTNGGGGGGEHWWLVGSVEMAGLSTCKGRRVASGDAVTFSFPNSPVAAAAGGKSRSGRPALVSCSSEIMRFSTPRHGEVGRIPNEWARCLLPLLKEGKIKIDGVCKSAPEVLSIMDTVLLSVSVYINSSMFHGQKQSTPKAARAATEDSTFHPLPALFKLTGLSPFKKAAFTPEDLYSRKRPLETKSSAPATKLTTEKLRLSSDGNEDDHAERIVSDSELDDIIGISDSSALEERDPPDALQCDLRPYQKQALYWMMQLEKGSSSQDAATTLHPCWEAYKLEDKRELVLYLNVFSGDATTEFPSTLQLARGGILADAMGLGKTIMTIALLLADSSKGCITTQHSTHICEEASGLGELPIQPHDDVKKLAIPFSFSKLRKPKTPLIAGGNLIVCPMTLLGQWKAEIEAHATPGSVSIYVHYGQNRPKEANLIGQSDIVLTTYGVLSSEFSNENSTESGGLYSIHWFRVVLDEAHMIKSPKSLISLAAAALTADRRWCLTGTPIQNNLEDIYSLFRFLRVEPWRNWSLWHKLVQKPYEEGDERGLKLVQSILKPIMLRRNKNSTDKEGRPILILPPANIEVKYCDLSETEKDFYDALFRRSKVKFDQFVEQGRVLHNYASILELLLRLRQCCDHPFLVLSRGDTQEFADLNKLAKRFLHGGNGAVNGDSSLPSRAYIEEVVQELQKGEGECPICLEAFEDAVLTPCAHRLCRECLLSSWRSASAGLCPVCRKSMSKQDLITAPTDNRFQIDVEKNWVESSKISFLLQELEVLRTSGAKSIIFSQWTAFLDLLQIPLSRHNFSFARLDGTLNLQQREKVIKEFSEDKSILVLLMSLKAGGVGINLTAASNAFVMDPWWNPAVEEQAIMRIHRIGQTKSVSIKRFIVKGTVEERMEAVQARKQRMISGALTDQEVRSARIEELKMLFS, encoded by the exons AtggggaaggagaggggaagggaggagcaGGTGGCGACGGTGCGCGCGGTGCTCGGCGATGGGACGCCGGAGATGGACATCATCCGCGCGCTCCACATGGCCGGCGACGACCCCACCAGGGCCAtcaacatcctcctcgacttCACCCacgggccgccaccgccgccgccgccgtcaccgtcgccgtcgccatcgcctccGGCGGGTAAACCCACCAAACCACACCCCGAATCGACCCCGCCAACCAAAACCCCTGCCCGTTcgaatccggcggcggcggcggcggcagagaaaCCTAGGCCCAGTGTCGCGCCCGAATCCAccaatggtggcggcggcggcggcgaacattGGTGGTTGGTGGGGAGCGTGGAGATGGCGGGGCTGTCCACGTGCAAGGGCCGGCGCGTTGCCTCCGGGGATGCCGTCACTTTCTCGTTCCCCAACtccccggtcgccgccgccgccgggggcaaGAGCCGTTCCGGCCGCCCCGCCCTCGTTTCCTGCTCCTCCGAGATCATGCGCTTCTCCACCCCGCGCCATGGGGAG GTCGGTCGAATCCCCAATGAATGGGCGAGGTGCCTGCTCCCCCTTCTCAAGGAGGGGAAGATAAAAATCGATGGCGTATGCAAATCCGCTCCCGAAGTACTTAGCATCATGGACACTGTCCTCTTGTCCGTAAG TGTCTACATCAACAGCTCAATGTTTCATGGCCAAAAGCAATCGACACCCAAGGCTGCTCGGGCTGCTACCGAGGATTCCACGTTTCATCCGCTGCCTGCACTTTTCAAGTTAACTGGTCTTTCGCCCTTTAAGAAG GCAGCATTTACTCCAGAAGATCTCTATTCCAGAAAGCGTCCGCTTGAAACAAAG AGCAGTGCACCTGCCACAAAGTTGACTACTGAGAAGTTGAGATTATCGTCTGATGGAAACGAAGATGATCATGCTGAAAGAATTGTTTCAGATTCAGAATTGGATGATATAATTGGAATCTCAGACAGTTCTGCTTTGGAG GAAAGGGACCCCCCTGATGCTCTGCAGTGTGATTTACGCCCTTATCAGAAGCAGGCACTTTATTGGATGATGCAGCTTGAGAAAGGCAGTTCTTCTCAGGATGCAGCTACAACGCTGCACCCTTGTTGGGAGGCATATAAACTCGAGGACAA GAGGGAGCTTGTTTTATACTTGAATGTATTTTCAGGCGATGCCACCACTGAATTTCCTAGTACACTGCAACTTGCAAGAGGAGGG ATTCTGGCAGATGCAATGGGACTGGGGAAGACTATTATGACAATAGCTCTTCTTCTTGCCGACTCTAGCAAAGGATGCATCACTACTCAGCATTCTACTCACATATGTGAAGAAGCTAGTGGACTGGGTGAATTGCCAATTCAGCCTCATGATGATGTGAAGAAGCTAGCTATCCCTTTCTCTTTTAGTAAGCTTAGGAAACCTAAAACCCCGCTTATTGCAGGCGGCAATCTAATTGTCTGCCCAATGACACTACTTGGTCAGTGGAAG GCAGAAATTGAAGCTCATGCTACACCAGGTTCTGTAAGTATATATGTTCATTATGGGCAAAACAGACCAAAAGAAGCAAACCTTATTGGTCAGAGTGATATTGTCCTGACTACATATGGTGTTCTGTCATCGGAATTTTCAAACGAG AATTCAACAGAAAGTGGGGGTCTGTACTCTATACATTGGTTTAGAGTTGTGCTGGATGAAGCACACATGATAAAATCTCCCAAAAGTTTAATatccctcgctgctgctgctcttacGGCTGATCGGCGTTGGTGTCTTACTGGTACACCTATTCAG AACAACTTGGAGGATATATACAGCCTTTTCCGGTTTTTGAGGGTTGAACCGTGGAGGAACTGGTCTTT GTGGCATAAACTTGTGCAAAAACCATATGAAGAAGGCGATGAAAGAGGTTTAAAGCTAGTACAGTCCATTTTGAAGCCAATAATGTTGAGAAGGAATAAAAACAGCACAGACAAGGAAGGAAG ACCAATCCTTATTTTACCCCCAGCAAATATCGAAGTCAAATACTGTGATTTGTCAGAGACTGAGAAGGATTTCTATGATGCTCTGTTTCGACGATCTAAG GTGAAATTTGATCAATTCGTGGAACAAGGAAGGGTCTTGCACAATTATGCTTCAATTTTGGAGTTGCTTTTGCGCCTTCGGCAGTGTTGTGACCACCCATTTCTTGTTCTTAG TCGTGGAGATACACAGGAGTTTGCTGACCTAAACAAACTTGCAAAGCGTTTCTTGCATGGTGGTAATGGTGCTGTGAATGGTGACTCTTCTCTTCCCTCCAGAGCTTACATTGAGGAAGTTGTCCAGGAACTGCAGAAAGGTGAAGGGGAGTGTCCCATATGCCTGGAAGCCTTTGAGGATGCTGTATTGACTCCCTGTGCTCACCGTTTATGCCGAGAATGTCTCTTGTCTAGTTGGCGGAGTGCATCAGCAGGCCTTTGTCCTGTCTGTAG AAAGTCTATGAGCAAGCAGGATCTTATTACTGCTCCAACTGACAATCGTTTTCAAATTGATGTCGAGAAGAACTGGGTTGAGTCTTCCAAGATTTCTTTCCTTCTACAGGAGCTAGAAGTTCTTCGCACTTCTGGTGCAAAGAGCATCATTTTTAGCCAGTGGACTGCATTTCTGGATCTCTTACAAATTCCACTTTCCAG ACATAATTTCTCATTTGCTAGACTGGATGGAACCTTGAATCTTCAGCAGAGAGAGAAAGTAATCAAGGAGTTTTCTGAGGACAAAAGCATTTTG GTTCTGCTTATGTCCCTGAAAGCTGGTGGTGTTGGAATAAACCTAACTGCTGCATCTAATGCATTTGTCATG GATCCTTGGTGGAATCCTGCTGTTGAAGAACAAGCTATCATGCGGATCCATCGAATTGGTCAAACAAAGAGTGTTTCCATCAAAAGATTCATCGTCAAG GGCACTGTCGAGGAACGAATGGAGGCTGTGCAGGCTCGTAAGCAGCGAATGATTTCTGGAGCTTTGACAGATCAGGAAGTACGCAGCGCACGTATAGAAGAACTGAAGATGCTTTTCTCCTGA
- the LOC127763182 gene encoding DNA repair protein RAD5A isoform X1, protein MGKERGREEQVATVRAVLGDGTPEMDIIRALHMAGDDPTRAINILLDFTHGPPPPPPPSPSPSPSPPAGKPTKPHPESTPPTKTPARSNPAAAAAAEKPRPSVAPESTNGGGGGGEHWWLVGSVEMAGLSTCKGRRVASGDAVTFSFPNSPVAAAAGGKSRSGRPALVSCSSEIMRFSTPRHGEVGRIPNEWARCLLPLLKEGKIKIDGVCKSAPEVLSIMDTVLLSVSVYINSSMFHGQKQSTPKAARAATEDSTFHPLPALFKLTGLSPFKKAAFTPEDLYSRKRPLETKQSSAPATKLTTEKLRLSSDGNEDDHAERIVSDSELDDIIGISDSSALEERDPPDALQCDLRPYQKQALYWMMQLEKGSSSQDAATTLHPCWEAYKLEDKRELVLYLNVFSGDATTEFPSTLQLARGGILADAMGLGKTIMTIALLLADSSKGCITTQHSTHICEEASGLGELPIQPHDDVKKLAIPFSFSKLRKPKTPLIAGGNLIVCPMTLLGQWKAEIEAHATPGSVSIYVHYGQNRPKEANLIGQSDIVLTTYGVLSSEFSNENSTESGGLYSIHWFRVVLDEAHMIKSPKSLISLAAAALTADRRWCLTGTPIQNNLEDIYSLFRFLRVEPWRNWSLWHKLVQKPYEEGDERGLKLVQSILKPIMLRRNKNSTDKEGRPILILPPANIEVKYCDLSETEKDFYDALFRRSKVKFDQFVEQGRVLHNYASILELLLRLRQCCDHPFLVLSRGDTQEFADLNKLAKRFLHGGNGAVNGDSSLPSRAYIEEVVQELQKGEGECPICLEAFEDAVLTPCAHRLCRECLLSSWRSASAGLCPVCRKSMSKQDLITAPTDNRFQIDVEKNWVESSKISFLLQELEVLRTSGAKSIIFSQWTAFLDLLQIPLSRHNFSFARLDGTLNLQQREKVIKEFSEDKSILVLLMSLKAGGVGINLTAASNAFVMDPWWNPAVEEQAIMRIHRIGQTKSVSIKRFIVKGTVEERMEAVQARKQRMISGALTDQEVRSARIEELKMLFS, encoded by the exons AtggggaaggagaggggaagggaggagcaGGTGGCGACGGTGCGCGCGGTGCTCGGCGATGGGACGCCGGAGATGGACATCATCCGCGCGCTCCACATGGCCGGCGACGACCCCACCAGGGCCAtcaacatcctcctcgacttCACCCacgggccgccaccgccgccgccgccgtcaccgtcgccgtcgccatcgcctccGGCGGGTAAACCCACCAAACCACACCCCGAATCGACCCCGCCAACCAAAACCCCTGCCCGTTcgaatccggcggcggcggcggcggcagagaaaCCTAGGCCCAGTGTCGCGCCCGAATCCAccaatggtggcggcggcggcggcgaacattGGTGGTTGGTGGGGAGCGTGGAGATGGCGGGGCTGTCCACGTGCAAGGGCCGGCGCGTTGCCTCCGGGGATGCCGTCACTTTCTCGTTCCCCAACtccccggtcgccgccgccgccgggggcaaGAGCCGTTCCGGCCGCCCCGCCCTCGTTTCCTGCTCCTCCGAGATCATGCGCTTCTCCACCCCGCGCCATGGGGAG GTCGGTCGAATCCCCAATGAATGGGCGAGGTGCCTGCTCCCCCTTCTCAAGGAGGGGAAGATAAAAATCGATGGCGTATGCAAATCCGCTCCCGAAGTACTTAGCATCATGGACACTGTCCTCTTGTCCGTAAG TGTCTACATCAACAGCTCAATGTTTCATGGCCAAAAGCAATCGACACCCAAGGCTGCTCGGGCTGCTACCGAGGATTCCACGTTTCATCCGCTGCCTGCACTTTTCAAGTTAACTGGTCTTTCGCCCTTTAAGAAG GCAGCATTTACTCCAGAAGATCTCTATTCCAGAAAGCGTCCGCTTGAAACAAAG CAGAGCAGTGCACCTGCCACAAAGTTGACTACTGAGAAGTTGAGATTATCGTCTGATGGAAACGAAGATGATCATGCTGAAAGAATTGTTTCAGATTCAGAATTGGATGATATAATTGGAATCTCAGACAGTTCTGCTTTGGAG GAAAGGGACCCCCCTGATGCTCTGCAGTGTGATTTACGCCCTTATCAGAAGCAGGCACTTTATTGGATGATGCAGCTTGAGAAAGGCAGTTCTTCTCAGGATGCAGCTACAACGCTGCACCCTTGTTGGGAGGCATATAAACTCGAGGACAA GAGGGAGCTTGTTTTATACTTGAATGTATTTTCAGGCGATGCCACCACTGAATTTCCTAGTACACTGCAACTTGCAAGAGGAGGG ATTCTGGCAGATGCAATGGGACTGGGGAAGACTATTATGACAATAGCTCTTCTTCTTGCCGACTCTAGCAAAGGATGCATCACTACTCAGCATTCTACTCACATATGTGAAGAAGCTAGTGGACTGGGTGAATTGCCAATTCAGCCTCATGATGATGTGAAGAAGCTAGCTATCCCTTTCTCTTTTAGTAAGCTTAGGAAACCTAAAACCCCGCTTATTGCAGGCGGCAATCTAATTGTCTGCCCAATGACACTACTTGGTCAGTGGAAG GCAGAAATTGAAGCTCATGCTACACCAGGTTCTGTAAGTATATATGTTCATTATGGGCAAAACAGACCAAAAGAAGCAAACCTTATTGGTCAGAGTGATATTGTCCTGACTACATATGGTGTTCTGTCATCGGAATTTTCAAACGAG AATTCAACAGAAAGTGGGGGTCTGTACTCTATACATTGGTTTAGAGTTGTGCTGGATGAAGCACACATGATAAAATCTCCCAAAAGTTTAATatccctcgctgctgctgctcttacGGCTGATCGGCGTTGGTGTCTTACTGGTACACCTATTCAG AACAACTTGGAGGATATATACAGCCTTTTCCGGTTTTTGAGGGTTGAACCGTGGAGGAACTGGTCTTT GTGGCATAAACTTGTGCAAAAACCATATGAAGAAGGCGATGAAAGAGGTTTAAAGCTAGTACAGTCCATTTTGAAGCCAATAATGTTGAGAAGGAATAAAAACAGCACAGACAAGGAAGGAAG ACCAATCCTTATTTTACCCCCAGCAAATATCGAAGTCAAATACTGTGATTTGTCAGAGACTGAGAAGGATTTCTATGATGCTCTGTTTCGACGATCTAAG GTGAAATTTGATCAATTCGTGGAACAAGGAAGGGTCTTGCACAATTATGCTTCAATTTTGGAGTTGCTTTTGCGCCTTCGGCAGTGTTGTGACCACCCATTTCTTGTTCTTAG TCGTGGAGATACACAGGAGTTTGCTGACCTAAACAAACTTGCAAAGCGTTTCTTGCATGGTGGTAATGGTGCTGTGAATGGTGACTCTTCTCTTCCCTCCAGAGCTTACATTGAGGAAGTTGTCCAGGAACTGCAGAAAGGTGAAGGGGAGTGTCCCATATGCCTGGAAGCCTTTGAGGATGCTGTATTGACTCCCTGTGCTCACCGTTTATGCCGAGAATGTCTCTTGTCTAGTTGGCGGAGTGCATCAGCAGGCCTTTGTCCTGTCTGTAG AAAGTCTATGAGCAAGCAGGATCTTATTACTGCTCCAACTGACAATCGTTTTCAAATTGATGTCGAGAAGAACTGGGTTGAGTCTTCCAAGATTTCTTTCCTTCTACAGGAGCTAGAAGTTCTTCGCACTTCTGGTGCAAAGAGCATCATTTTTAGCCAGTGGACTGCATTTCTGGATCTCTTACAAATTCCACTTTCCAG ACATAATTTCTCATTTGCTAGACTGGATGGAACCTTGAATCTTCAGCAGAGAGAGAAAGTAATCAAGGAGTTTTCTGAGGACAAAAGCATTTTG GTTCTGCTTATGTCCCTGAAAGCTGGTGGTGTTGGAATAAACCTAACTGCTGCATCTAATGCATTTGTCATG GATCCTTGGTGGAATCCTGCTGTTGAAGAACAAGCTATCATGCGGATCCATCGAATTGGTCAAACAAAGAGTGTTTCCATCAAAAGATTCATCGTCAAG GGCACTGTCGAGGAACGAATGGAGGCTGTGCAGGCTCGTAAGCAGCGAATGATTTCTGGAGCTTTGACAGATCAGGAAGTACGCAGCGCACGTATAGAAGAACTGAAGATGCTTTTCTCCTGA